In Physeter macrocephalus isolate SW-GA unplaced genomic scaffold, ASM283717v5 random_972, whole genome shotgun sequence, the DNA window TTGCCTGCTTTATTTGCTGCTGAGGTTTGGTGAGCACCTGGCGGAGCTCGGAGGTGGCCTGGGCGCCCTGAGGCAGAAGGTTAAGGTTGGCAAGGTGCACAGTCTTTGGCACGAGTTTGGCGTTGGCCAAGCTGGAGGCCGGCACCACGACGGTTTGCTGCTGGATGGCGTTGGCGGCTTTAATGATGGCACTGCTGGCGCTCTGTACGGAAGCGGCAGATATGACCGTGGCTTTGACCGTCGTGTTGTTGGCGAGCTTCAAATTAATGACTTGAGACCCGGCCGTCTTCACGGCCGACACCGGGAGGAAGGCAGTCGCCACAGGCTTGATGGTGACCTGTTTGGGGGTCAGCTCGGCAGGGGCCACCGCGTTGGTAACGACCGCCGATTGCAGAGGCGCCCTGGGCGGGGAGGACAGGACGGCGGCCGAGGTCGGAGACGACAGCAGCGACGTCACGGACGCCACCATGGACCCCGTCTGCTCAGAAGGCTTTTTTCCGGCATCGAGATCGACTTCGGGCAACACCCTCGTCACTGTTCTCTTGATTTCCCCAGAAGACGTCTTGATGGTTTTTATGCGGACTTTGGGAATTGCTGGTGTTGACCCTGCAGGAGAGGATGGCGATCCCTTGCTACTGTTCTCACTGGAAATGCTCCTGGGACTATCCGGCTGCTTGAGGGCCGCTTTTTTTGTCCCATCGATGAGACTCTGGGATTCCGGAGACTTTTCAATGGCTCTAGGGCTATCGTTTACTTCTTTTGGTAACGGAGAGGACTCCCGGGAGTTGGTCACTGGTTCTTTAGAGGAGTCGGAAGCGGCCTTTTTAGCACTAAGAGCCGCAATTGCAGCGATGCAAGAAGACAGCTTGGAGGATGGCTTGGTCCTCAAGGGCACCACACCGCCGAGGGAGGCGTCATTCTTCTCCGAGCTCAGCTTGCCCTCGTGGACCCTGTTTTCAAGCACCTTTTCAGAGTTTTCCTTCAGCTTATCCTCCACTTTTCTGACTTTGAAAGGTTCATACACACTCAGATTTATAGAATTCGTTTCCGTTTCTCTCTTgacaactttgtttttctctagatTGCCTGACGTAGAGACGCCAGCTTTGCTTAAGCCTTCTCCCCCGAGCGCCTTCAGTCTGTCATAGTCCTGCTGGGGAACCGACCCTGTCAACACGTTCGATCTGAAACCAGAGCGCATGTCCTCTTTGTCCGGGGGGTCGTCCACCTCTATCTTCTCATCGTCGTCAAACTCTTCAGCACTGGAGATGGGGCTGAACTGGCTGAAAGCGGAGTCTTTTAAGGTCACCTCTGAGGTAGGCACGTCTCCTTTCAAGGACTTCGATCCATCTTTACCGTAAGTGTCCAGCGAGGACGCCGAGAGAAACCCATTGTGCAGGCCGTTGCCGGTGGGATTGTGGCCGTCCTTCTCCGCGCCCTCGGAGGAGTCGATGTTCCGAACATTCTTCACGATCACGCTGACGCCGACGTCGGAGGAGGACGGTGTGTGGGAGTCGTCGTCCACGTGGGCGTTCTGCTTGATGTGGCTTTCCTGGTCATCGTGTCCAGACTCAATAGCTGCTTTGGGATCGACCATATCTGGGATGTCAAATGCTGCCAGGAGGTCATCAAAGTCTGGGGTCTTCATATCCCCCATGGTCATGAATTTGATCAGATGTTCTGTTAAACGAACAGAAAATAATTCCATCAGCAATGAACACGCAGATAAACATCCCTATGGGACTTACACGAACGGTGATGATGACCACGAAAGAGCGAGCTGCCAACTGCACTTATCGTAACGTCAGGACACCGAGCCAAAGTGAACAAGCATCCGGAAAACGGGTATAAAGCCCTGATGATTACAGCTTTGAAGTGATTCCTCCAAAATGCCGTGCTGCACTGCCAGCGTGGAGCCTCTCTAACAAGCTGATCAAAACTATAATAGCACGAAGAGCAGGTTCTGGGGTAACGActagaaaatgttatttatcattGGAGTCACCTCACCATTTTCACAAAAAACTACTGCCAAACATATCTTGATCTTGACAGCATTTAATTCTACTGGCAAAATTATTGCTAACACAGTCACCGTCAGATTTGGGATATCACATTAAGAGCAAATATATTACAGGTAAAAACCCAATTACAGATTTCACTTCATCCACAGAGGTGAGCATCCCAAGCCAGCACAGGCTGTCTACTGCTAATAAAGTTCCATCCGAGATTTTCAAAAATCCCCCAGGAGCTCATTCCATCAGTTTTTACTTAATCTTAATTCCCTCCATtatgttagggaaaaaaaaacactctcCAGGCAGAAAAGTGTAGTGtcccttccatctccctccctagTCCAGTGGTTTCGCTGGTTAAGGGAACACACAGCTGTCTCCTAATCACTACTCAGCCAACACAGTCTTGCAAATGGCTGTGGCAGCTGAGAAAGGCCTTCCATGAAATTACTCCCAGCATGTGACAACATGGACCCAAGGACGTGACAGAGCCCGGGGGAGGAAGGCCCTCTCTTTGGCAGCCAGGCTAGATCAGGTGGACAACAGTCTACGAAGAAGTGCTTGCATTAATGTGCACAAAGCTGTGGATGGTAGGAGGATGGAGAGTTTTAGGAAAATGGACAGTCACAGCCGTTACTAAAGATGAAGGATATATAAATACACAGACTGCTTGGGGTCTTTACAAGGGGCCCTTCCACTGTAGGGGAGCTCTTCTTCCTCCCTGAACCCCCAGAGTACTCCATCTTATGATTCGATTATGCTCTGTATGTATTACAGTGTGTGTGTACTTGTCTCTTCTTACCTACTGGCCTGGTCAGCTGCCTGAAGACAGGCAATGTCCTACTTGCCTTTGTACCATAAATGCCAAATGACCAACAGGACACAAGTCGGGGACCAGAACACAGGACTTACAATAAGAACAGGCCTTGACCCTGCTCTGCCGACAACTCACTGCCTCTGAGACCCTCAGGAAGTAAGGGGATCTCTCCGGGcctgttccttccttctgctgtggAGGCCAGCagccaggaagagaaggaaagaaggaaagggaagggggagaatgaaaaactggaaagggaaggagagggagagaaagaaagcaaaggagaagaagggaagaagagaggggaaTCAAGCAACAATCAATGTCGGAAGAAACGAGGATCACAGCTGATCTTAGGCAACTTTCAATGGAAGAATCGGCCTAAGTGATTTGTAGACACTTAGACTCTTTCCTTGTCAATATTTACTACATCATTCCTCCTTTAAGTCTGCTTTAAATCACTGAGAAGTTGTCTTTCATATTTTACGAaagtatttaatgatttttttcttgtacaaTCTGTAAAAAATCATGCATtcctaataaaaataactatatgaGGATCACAGTAGGATTTCTACTCAGGCAACAATAAACATACCCATGAAAATTCACTTTAACCATAAATCCATCATCAGCTGCTAAGACACCCTCAGCATATTCACCCACTCTGGGACACATCCAAACACTTCAAAGAATTTTGTTGGGAAAAACTACTGCTGAAGATGAAACAAACACTTATGGCTCAATAGGAGCTGAAGAATAAATcactttccagggcttccctggtggtacagtggttaagaatccgcctgccaatgcaggggacacgggttcgagccctggtcgaggaagatcccacatgccacggagcaactaagcccgtgtgccacaactactgagcctgcgcgccacaactactgaagtccacatgcctagagcccgtgctccacaacaagagaagccaccacgatgagaagcccgcacaccgcaacgaagagtagcctccgctccccacaactagagaaagcccgcgtgcaacgaagacccaaagcagccaaaactaaataatttttttaagtgcattaataaaaaaaagagataaaacagaaaaaaatcataaaaaaaaaaaaagaataaatcacttTCCATGCACTTATGTCTCAGAAGTCACATGTACTTTTCTCTAGATGGTTTGCTTAGCCTAGAGAGAACACTCTGGGCCACTTTTCTCCCAGATGGGTGCCTGCAGGACCAGACAGGGAATAATGCACCCCCGGCATCAAAGTACAACACTTCTGAGCATATAATGACCTGAAAACATCTATATGAAGTCAAATCTAGCATGAAAGTTTtatattatgattttcttttttaaatgaagctgAAGTGTAAAATGTGGGCAATGAAAAATCCATCTGTCAGACAATATATCCACTTAAGAGTCCACCCACTTAGGAATAATCCCTGAATGTcaccagttttatttatttatttttaaaatttatttattttatttatttatttttggccgcgtcgggtcttcgcttctgagcgcgggctttctctagttgcggcgagcgggggctgctcttcgttgcagtgcacgggcttctcattgcagtggtttctcttgttgcggagcacgggctccaggcgtgcggggtttcagtagctgtggctcgtgggcttagtcgctccgtggcaagtgagatcttcccagaccagggattgaacctgtgtcccctgcattggcaggtggattcttaaccgctgcaccaccagggaagtccctcaccagCTTTATTTTTAAGCATCATACTGCCTTTATAAGTTGAATACTCACAATAAAACCACCATTAGCGAAGCATCCCTATGATCTCTCTTTACCAGCCGTGATGATCCCAGTTTGTAGATCACTTTTTAGAGAATTCAAAACATAGACTCATGAACCACCCCCAAAACCCCACTGGAGTCGAATGGGCCTGAAAGGTGGTTTTTTTAAGGCCACCACTTATCCAAAGCTGGGATCCAGGCTCTGGAGGTCCCCAGTGGTGGCTGGGCTCTGCCTAAATCCCTCAACCCTTTCTTTACAGCTACATGGGATTTATGTCATTTGCCCTCTCCTTATGATTTTGGTGAGCAAAAGACGGCATCCAGTTTCACAGCATTCATCCTAGAGGGCAGTCAGTTCAGGAACAAAAAGAACACAACAGAAAATTCAAACACTCAGTGGGTGGTAGGCCCAGAACACACAACCACAAGAAACGATAAAAGGGTCACCACGTGAAACACAACTTGCTAAGCGACGGGCAGTTCACATTGGCAGTGCAGCTGGCAGGCATTCTGATGAGTACCTGGAAGATTAATACATGATTCGTACTATCTCCCTCCTGTTTACACACAACAGGGGCCTGCCTGCTTTATGGACACACAGGTGCTCACACacagggcggcggcggcggcagcagcattAAATCTTACAGTCAATGGTAGGATGTCGCCCACCACACTGCCGGTCTCTTTTCCTGTCTGCACAAGTAAAGCAGAGTGAAGGCTTCGAAAACCCCAGAGAGGAACCTCCACGGCTGCAAACCCCCCGAGGGGTCCAGAAGACATTTCTGATGCAGGAACAA includes these proteins:
- the LOC114485561 gene encoding zinc finger protein 532; amino-acid sequence: MTMGDMKTPDFDDLLAAFDIPDMVDPKAAIESGHDDQESHIKQNAHVDDDSHTPSSSDVGVSVIVKNVRNIDSSEGAEKDGHNPTGNGLHNGFLSASSLDTYGKDGSKSLKGDVPTSEVTLKDSAFSQFSPISSAEEFDDDEKIEVDDPPDKEDMRSGFRSNVLTGSVPQQDYDRLKALGGEGLSKAGVSTSGNLEKNKVVKRETETNSINLSVYEPFKVRKVEDKLKENSEKVLENRVHEGKLSSEKNDASLGGVVPLRTKPSSKLSSCIAAIAALSAKKAASDSSKEPVTNSRESSPLPKEVNDSPRAIEKSPESQSLIDGTKKAALKQPDSPRSISSENSSKGSPSSPAGSTPAIPKVRIKTIKTSSGEIKRTVTRVLPEVDLDAGKKPSEQTGSMVASVTSLLSSPTSAAVLSSPPRAPLQSAVVTNAVAPAELTPKQVTIKPVATAFLPVSAVKTAGSQVINLKLANNTTVKATVISAASVQSASSAIIKAANAIQQQTVVVPASSLANAKLVPKTVHLANLNLLPQGAQATSELRQVLTKPQQQIKQAIINAAASQPPKKVSRVQVVSSLQSSVVEAFNKVLSSVNPVPVYIPNLSPPANAGITLPTRGYKCLECGDSFALEKSLTQHYDRRSVRIEVTCNHCTKNLVFYNKCSLLSHARGHKEKGVVMQCSHLILKPVPADQMIVSPSSNTPASSSALPSSSGAGTHTVTKIQSGITGTVISAPSSTPIIPAMPLDEDPSKLCRHSLKCLECNEVFQDETSLATHFQQAADTSGQKTCTVCQMLLPNQCSYASHQRIHQHKSPYTCPECGAICRSVHFQTHVTKNCLHYTRRVGFRSVYRSFPCK